The Streptococcus toyakuensis genome has a window encoding:
- a CDS encoding PFL family protein: MDIRQVTETIAMIEEQNFDIRTITMGISLLDCIDPDINRAAEKIYQKITTKAANLVAVGDEIAAELGIPIVNKRVSVTPISLIGAATDATDYVVLAKALDKAAKEIGVDFIGGFSALVQKGYQKGDEILINSIPRALAETDKVCSSVNIGSTKSGINMTAVADMGRIIKETATSSDMGAAKLVVFANAVEDNPFMAGAFHGVGEADVIINVGVSGPGVVKRALEKVRGESFDVVAETVKKTAFKITRIGQLVGQMASERLGVEFGIVDLSLAPTPAVGDSVARVLEEMGLETVGTHGTTAALALLNDQVKKGGVMAWNQVGGLSGAFIPVSEDEGMIAAVQNGSLNLEKLEAMTAICSVGLDMIAIPEDTPAETIAAMIADEAAIGVINMKTTAVRIIPKGKEGDMIEFGGLLGTAPVMKVNGASSVDFISRGGQIPAPIHSFKN; the protein is encoded by the coding sequence ATGGATATTAGACAAGTTACTGAAACCATTGCCATGATTGAGGAGCAAAACTTCGATATCAGAACCATTACCATGGGAATTTCTCTTTTGGACTGTATCGATCCAGATATCAATCGTGCTGCGGAGAAAATTTATCAAAAGATTACGACTAAGGCAGCAAATTTAGTAGCTGTTGGTGATGAAATTGCAGCGGAGTTGGGAATTCCAATCGTTAATAAGCGTGTATCGGTAACTCCTATTTCTCTGATTGGGGCGGCGACAGATGCAACAGACTATGTGGTTCTGGCAAAAGCGCTTGATAAGGCTGCGAAAGAGATTGGTGTGGATTTTATCGGTGGTTTTTCTGCCTTGGTACAAAAGGGTTATCAAAAGGGAGATGAGATTCTCATCAATTCTATTCCTCGCGCTTTGGCTGAAACGGACAAGGTCTGCTCGTCAGTCAATATCGGCTCAACCAAGTCTGGTATTAATATGACGGCTGTAGCAGATATGGGACGTATTATCAAGGAAACGGCTACTTCATCTGATATGGGTGCAGCTAAGTTGGTTGTATTCGCTAATGCTGTTGAGGACAATCCGTTTATGGCAGGTGCCTTCCACGGTGTTGGAGAAGCTGATGTTATCATCAATGTCGGGGTTTCTGGTCCTGGTGTGGTGAAGCGTGCCTTGGAAAAAGTTCGTGGAGAGAGTTTTGATGTAGTAGCCGAAACGGTCAAGAAAACTGCCTTTAAAATCACTCGTATTGGTCAATTGGTTGGTCAAATGGCCAGCGAGAGATTGGGTGTGGAGTTTGGTATTGTAGACTTGAGCTTGGCGCCAACCCCTGCGGTTGGAGACTCTGTGGCACGTGTCCTTGAGGAAATGGGACTAGAAACAGTTGGAACGCATGGAACGACGGCTGCCTTAGCTCTCTTGAATGACCAGGTTAAGAAGGGCGGAGTGATGGCCTGGAACCAAGTCGGTGGTTTGTCTGGTGCCTTTATCCCCGTCTCTGAGGATGAGGGGATGATTGCTGCAGTGCAAAATGGCTCTCTAAATTTAGAAAAACTAGAAGCCATGACGGCTATCTGTTCTGTCGGTTTGGATATGATTGCCATCCCAGAAGATACGCCTGCTGAAACCATTGCGGCCATGATTGCAGATGAAGCTGCAATTGGTGTTATTAACATGAAAACAACGGCTGTTCGTATCATTCCAAAAGGAAAAGAAGGCGATATGATTGAGTTTGGTGGCCTATTAGGAACTGCGCCTGTTATGAAAGTCAATGGGGCTTCGTCTGTCGATTTCATCTCTCGCGGAGGACAAATCCCAGCACCAATTCATAGTTTTAAAAATTAA
- a CDS encoding ACT domain-containing protein, which translates to MKAIITVVGKDKSGIVAGVSGKIAELGLNIDDISQTVLDEYFTMMAVVSSDEKQDFTYLRNEFEAFGQTLNVKINIQSAAIFEAMYNI; encoded by the coding sequence ATGAAAGCGATTATAACTGTTGTTGGTAAAGATAAATCTGGAATTGTTGCAGGTGTTTCTGGTAAAATTGCAGAATTGGGTTTGAATATTGATGATATCTCTCAAACTGTCTTGGATGAATATTTCACGATGATGGCTGTCGTCTCTAGTGATGAAAAGCAAGATTTCACTTATCTTCGTAATGAATTTGAAGCTTTTGGACAAACTTTGAACGTGAAAATTAATATTCAGAGTGCAGCGATTTTCGAAGCTATGTATAATATCTAG